The genomic segment GCCCGCCTTGTCGGCCTCACCAAGGGTGAGTTCGCGGAAGGCCTTGAAGCCCGGTGAATTCGAAGGCAGCGAAAAGACGATCTTCCATTGGCCACGGGCCCGCAGCCATTGCCGCGCCAGGCTTTCGATCGGGCGCTGTTCCGGGCCGACGAGATCGCGGCAACGCTTGCGCGGCGGCCCCTGTGCGATATCGGCCAAACGATCGGCGACGGTGCGGATATCGACCGGCCGCAACACGACACCACGTGGCACATACATCACCATGGGCGCTGTGTTCAGCCGCATCAGAATGGCGTGGACGAGGTTGTGAAACTGCGCCGCGCGCAGGATCGAATAGGGTAGCCCGCTGGCTATGATCCGCCGCTCCTCTTCGAGCTTGACGGCGTAGTAGGCAAAATCGGCGGCCGTATCGATGCCGGCGATGCTGATGTAGACGAAGTGCCGGACACCCGCCGCCTGACAGGCTTCGATCAGATTGGTGGTGCCGGCGATGCTATTGTCGGGGGTGGAGGAATCGTGGGCGCAGTGCACCACGGTTTTGATGCCGACGAGGGCCGCCGCCAGATCCTCTTTTGACAGAAGGTCGGCCTGAACGCCGATGTGTTCGGGAATCGGCTCACGTTCGCCGCGGCTGAGAGAACGAACCTCCACGCCCGCGCGTTCGAGCGCGTCAACGAC from the Beijerinckia sp. 28-YEA-48 genome contains:
- a CDS encoding NAD(P)H-binding protein, translating into MTGGTGALGRRVVDALERAGVEVRSLSRGEREPIPEHIGVQADLLSKEDLAAALVGIKTVVHCAHDSSTPDNSIAGTTNLIEACQAAGVRHFVYISIAGIDTAADFAYYAVKLEEERRIIASGLPYSILRAAQFHNLVHAILMRLNTAPMVMYVPRGVVLRPVDIRTVADRLADIAQGPPRKRCRDLVGPEQRPIESLARQWLRARGQWKIVFSLPSNSPGFKAFRELTLGEADKAGPDFALWLVENVKRPKPRR